The Acinonyx jubatus isolate Ajub_Pintada_27869175 chromosome D1, VMU_Ajub_asm_v1.0, whole genome shotgun sequence genome includes a window with the following:
- the DUSP8 gene encoding dual specificity protein phosphatase 8 isoform X2, translating into MRAGDVAAPGRCAPAARLRTRRPRTLAGDRGGSGPCAEGGFATFSSCFPGLCEGKPAALLPMSLSQPCLPVPSVGLTRILPHLYLGSQKDVLNKDLMTQNGISYVLNASNSCPKPDFICESRFMRIPINDNYCEKLLPWLDKCIEFIDRAKLSSCQVIVHCLAGISRSATIAIAYIMKTMGMSSDDAYRFVKDRRPSISPNFNFLGQLLEYERSLKLLAALQGDGASHPGTPEPLPGPAAPLPQLPPPTSESAATGSAAASTVREGAPGAGGELPAPSSNPATSALQQGLRGLHLSSDRLQDTNRLKRSFSLDIKSAYAPSRRPDDPGPPDPGEAPKLCKLDSPSGGALGLPSPGPDSPDAALESRPRLRRRPRPPAGSPARSPARGLGLNFGDASRQTPRLGLSALSAPGLPGPGQPVGPGSWAPPLDSPGTPSPDGPWCFSPEGAQGAGGARFAPFGLAGAQGAGGGDLRRREAARAEVRDARTGWPEEPAPETQFKRRSCQMEFEEGMVEGRARGEELAALGKQASFSGSVEVIEVS; encoded by the exons ATGCGGGCTGGTGATGTCGCGGCGCCGGGTCGGTGCGCCCCCGCGGCCCGACTCCGCACGCGCCGCCCTCGGACCCTGGCCGGAGACCGCGGCGGGAGCGGCCCCTGCGCAGAGG GGGGCTTTGCCAccttctcctcctgcttcccCGGCCTCTGTGAGGGCAAGCCTGCTGCCCTGCTGCCCATgagcctctcccagccctgcctgccgGTGCCCAGTGTGGGCCTGACCCGCATCCTGCCTCACCTCTACCTGGGCTCTCAGAAAGATGTCCTGAACAAG GATCTGATGACCCAGAACGGAATAAGCTATGTCCTCAACGCCAGCAACTCCTGCCCCAAGCCGGACTTCATCTGTGAGAGCCGCTTCATGCGCATTCCCATCAATGACAACTACTGCGAAAAGCTGCTGCCCTGGCTGGACAAGTGCATCGAGTTCATCG ATAGAGCTAAGCTGTCCAGCTGCCAAGTAATCGTCCACTGTCTGGCCGGCATCTCCCGTTCTGCCACCATCGCCATCGCTTACATCATGAAGACCATGGGCATGTCCTCCGATGACGCCTACAG GTTCGTGAAGGACCGGCGCCCGTCCATTTCGCCCAACTTCAACTTCCTGGGCCAGCTGCTGGAGTATGAGCGCAGCCTGAAGCTGCTGGCCGCCCTGCAGGGTGACGGGGCGTCCCACCCAGGGACCCCCGAGCCCCTCCCGGGCCCTGCGGCCCCACTGCCGCAGCTGCCACCACCTACCTCAGAGAGCGCTGCCACCGGGAGCGCGGCGGCCAGCACAGTCCGGGAGGGCGCGCCCGGCGCGGGCGGGGAGCTCCCCGCGCCTTCCTCCAACCCCGCCACCAGCGCGCTGCAACAGGGCCTTCGTGGCCTGCACCTGTCCTCCGACCGCCTCCAGGACACCAACCGCCTGAAGCGCTCCTTCTCGCTGGACATCAAGTCGGCGTATGCCCCGAGCCGGCGGCCCGACGACCCCGGGCCCCCCGACCCTGGGGAGGCCCCCAAGCTCTGCAAGCTGGACAGCCCGTCGGGGGGCGCGCTGGGCCTGCCCTCGCCGGGCCCCGACAGCCCGGACGCGGCGCTGGAGTCGCGCCCGCGCCTCCGCCGGCGACCGCGGCCTCCAGCCGGCTCCCCAGCGCGCTCCCCCGCGCGCGGCCTCGGCCTGAACTTCGGCGATGCCTCCCGCCAGACTCCGCGGCTCGGCCTCTCGGCCCTGTCGGCACCCGGGCTGCCCGGCCCCGGCCAGCCGGTGGGCCCCGGGAGCTGGGCGCCGCCGCTCGACTCTCCGGGCACGCCGTCGCCCGACGGGCCCTGGTGCTTCAGCCCGGAGGGGGCGCAGGGCGCCGGCGGCGCGCGGTTCGCACCGTTTGGCCTGGCGGGCGCGCAGGGCGCGGGGGGCGGCGACCTGCGGCGGCGAGAGGCGGCACGGGCCGAGGTCCGGGACGCGCGGACCGGCTGGCCAGAGGAGCCGGCCCCGGAGACGCAATTCAAGCGCCGAAGCTGCCAGATGGAGTTCGAGGAGGGCATGGTGGAGGGCCGCGCGCGCGGCGAGGAGCTGGCCGCCCTGGGCAAGCAGGCCAGCTTCTCGGGCAGCGTGGAGGTCATCGAGGTGTCCTGA
- the DUSP8 gene encoding dual specificity protein phosphatase 8 isoform X1 — MAGDRLPRKVMDAKKLASLLRGGPGGPLVIDSRSFVEYNSWHVLSSVNICCSKLVKRRLQQGKVTITELIQPAVRSQVEATEPQDVVVYDQSTRDASVLAADSFLSILLSKLDGCFDSVAILTGGFATFSSCFPGLCEGKPAALLPMSLSQPCLPVPSVGLTRILPHLYLGSQKDVLNKDLMTQNGISYVLNASNSCPKPDFICESRFMRIPINDNYCEKLLPWLDKCIEFIDRAKLSSCQVIVHCLAGISRSATIAIAYIMKTMGMSSDDAYRFVKDRRPSISPNFNFLGQLLEYERSLKLLAALQGDGASHPGTPEPLPGPAAPLPQLPPPTSESAATGSAAASTVREGAPGAGGELPAPSSNPATSALQQGLRGLHLSSDRLQDTNRLKRSFSLDIKSAYAPSRRPDDPGPPDPGEAPKLCKLDSPSGGALGLPSPGPDSPDAALESRPRLRRRPRPPAGSPARSPARGLGLNFGDASRQTPRLGLSALSAPGLPGPGQPVGPGSWAPPLDSPGTPSPDGPWCFSPEGAQGAGGARFAPFGLAGAQGAGGGDLRRREAARAEVRDARTGWPEEPAPETQFKRRSCQMEFEEGMVEGRARGEELAALGKQASFSGSVEVIEVS; from the exons ATGGCTGGGGACCGGCTCCCTCGGAAGGTGATGGATGCCAAGAAGCTAGCCAGCCTCCTGCGGGGCGGGCCTGGGGGGCCACTGGTCATCGACAGCCGCTCTTTCGTGGAATACAACAGCTGGCACGTGCTCAGCTCCGTCAATATCTGCTGCTCCAAACTGGTGAAGCGACGGCTGCAGCAGGGCAAGGTGACCATCACAGAGCTCATCCAGCCAGCCGTGCGCAGCCAG GTGGAGGCCACAGAGCCGCAGGACGTGGTAGTCTATGACCAGAGCACACGGGACGCCAGCGTGCTGGCTGCAGACAGCTTCCTCTCCATCCTGCTCAGCAAGCTGGACGGCTGCTTCGACAGCGTGGCCATCCTCACAG GGGGCTTTGCCAccttctcctcctgcttcccCGGCCTCTGTGAGGGCAAGCCTGCTGCCCTGCTGCCCATgagcctctcccagccctgcctgccgGTGCCCAGTGTGGGCCTGACCCGCATCCTGCCTCACCTCTACCTGGGCTCTCAGAAAGATGTCCTGAACAAG GATCTGATGACCCAGAACGGAATAAGCTATGTCCTCAACGCCAGCAACTCCTGCCCCAAGCCGGACTTCATCTGTGAGAGCCGCTTCATGCGCATTCCCATCAATGACAACTACTGCGAAAAGCTGCTGCCCTGGCTGGACAAGTGCATCGAGTTCATCG ATAGAGCTAAGCTGTCCAGCTGCCAAGTAATCGTCCACTGTCTGGCCGGCATCTCCCGTTCTGCCACCATCGCCATCGCTTACATCATGAAGACCATGGGCATGTCCTCCGATGACGCCTACAG GTTCGTGAAGGACCGGCGCCCGTCCATTTCGCCCAACTTCAACTTCCTGGGCCAGCTGCTGGAGTATGAGCGCAGCCTGAAGCTGCTGGCCGCCCTGCAGGGTGACGGGGCGTCCCACCCAGGGACCCCCGAGCCCCTCCCGGGCCCTGCGGCCCCACTGCCGCAGCTGCCACCACCTACCTCAGAGAGCGCTGCCACCGGGAGCGCGGCGGCCAGCACAGTCCGGGAGGGCGCGCCCGGCGCGGGCGGGGAGCTCCCCGCGCCTTCCTCCAACCCCGCCACCAGCGCGCTGCAACAGGGCCTTCGTGGCCTGCACCTGTCCTCCGACCGCCTCCAGGACACCAACCGCCTGAAGCGCTCCTTCTCGCTGGACATCAAGTCGGCGTATGCCCCGAGCCGGCGGCCCGACGACCCCGGGCCCCCCGACCCTGGGGAGGCCCCCAAGCTCTGCAAGCTGGACAGCCCGTCGGGGGGCGCGCTGGGCCTGCCCTCGCCGGGCCCCGACAGCCCGGACGCGGCGCTGGAGTCGCGCCCGCGCCTCCGCCGGCGACCGCGGCCTCCAGCCGGCTCCCCAGCGCGCTCCCCCGCGCGCGGCCTCGGCCTGAACTTCGGCGATGCCTCCCGCCAGACTCCGCGGCTCGGCCTCTCGGCCCTGTCGGCACCCGGGCTGCCCGGCCCCGGCCAGCCGGTGGGCCCCGGGAGCTGGGCGCCGCCGCTCGACTCTCCGGGCACGCCGTCGCCCGACGGGCCCTGGTGCTTCAGCCCGGAGGGGGCGCAGGGCGCCGGCGGCGCGCGGTTCGCACCGTTTGGCCTGGCGGGCGCGCAGGGCGCGGGGGGCGGCGACCTGCGGCGGCGAGAGGCGGCACGGGCCGAGGTCCGGGACGCGCGGACCGGCTGGCCAGAGGAGCCGGCCCCGGAGACGCAATTCAAGCGCCGAAGCTGCCAGATGGAGTTCGAGGAGGGCATGGTGGAGGGCCGCGCGCGCGGCGAGGAGCTGGCCGCCCTGGGCAAGCAGGCCAGCTTCTCGGGCAGCGTGGAGGTCATCGAGGTGTCCTGA